GAACAGCACCCCGAACACGGCGCCCAGCCCACCGCCGATGCTGGAGATGATCGAGGGGAAGGCCACGAACGCCAGGCCCGGCCCGGAGGTGGCCACCTCGGCGATGGCGACCCCCTGGGACTGGGCGAGGAAGCCCAGAGCGGAGAAGACGGCGATGCCGGCGAGGATCTCGAAGCCGGAGTTGGAGAACGCCACCACCAGGCCCGACCCCGTCAGGTTGGTCTTGCGCTTGAGGTGGGCGGCGTAGGTGATCATGATGCCGAAGGCGATCGAGAGCGAGAAGAAGATCTGACCGTAGGCCGCGATCCACACCTCCGCGTCACCGAGCGCGGCCCAGTTCGGGGTGAAGAAGGCGTTCAGGCCCTCGATCGCTCCCGGTAGCCGGACCGCCTGGATCACCAGCGCGATGAAGATCACCACGAGCAGCGGGATGAAGACCTGGGCGATCCGGGCGATGCCGTTCTGCATCCCGGCGCGGTGGACCAGGAGCGCGAACAGCCAGACGGCGGCCAGCGGGATGAGCACTCCCGGGACCCATTCGATCCCGACGGCGAACTCCCCGCTCTGCTGCAGGAACGTCCGGCCGAAGAAGCCCTCGGGGTCATCGCCCCACTCCTCGGTGGCCGAGAAGCCGACGTAGCGGATGGCCCAGGCGATGACCACCGCATAGTAGACGGCGATCACGAACGAGATGCCGACCTGCCACCACCCGATCGCCTCGGCCGGCCGGCCCAGCAGCCGCCAGCTCTTCGGAGCCGAGCCTCGGTACTTGTGCCCGATGGCGTAGTCCATGAACAGGATCGGGATCCCGGCCGTGAGCAGCGCGACGAGATAGGGAATGATGAAAGCCCCGCCGCCACCTTCGTAGGCGACGTAGGGGAAGCGCCAGATGTTGCCGAGCCCGACGGCGGACCCGATCGCGGCGAAGATGAACGCCCGCCGCCCCTTGAACTGCTGTCTCTCGCTCATCCAGTCCTCCGTCGCACCGAGTTCAGCGGCCTCGCC
Above is a window of Ruania suaedae DNA encoding:
- a CDS encoding sodium-dependent transporter, coding for MSERQQFKGRRAFIFAAIGSAVGLGNIWRFPYVAYEGGGGAFIIPYLVALLTAGIPILFMDYAIGHKYRGSAPKSWRLLGRPAEAIGWWQVGISFVIAVYYAVVIAWAIRYVGFSATEEWGDDPEGFFGRTFLQQSGEFAVGIEWVPGVLIPLAAVWLFALLVHRAGMQNGIARIAQVFIPLLVVIFIALVIQAVRLPGAIEGLNAFFTPNWAALGDAEVWIAAYGQIFFSLSIAFGIMITYAAHLKRKTNLTGSGLVVAFSNSGFEILAGIAVFSALGFLAQSQGVAIAEVATSGPGLAFVAFPSIISSIGGGLGAVFGVLFFAALVLAGITSLVSIVEVVLTAVEDKTGISRTTSVVAVGGGMAVISLLLFPTTTGLNLLDVVDQWANNFGIVGAGLVSVITVAWGLRRLRSLGDHLNEISSFRVGAPWRVMLGVVSPIVIGVMFIQWLITRITEGYGDVPAGYVNIYGWGLALLLIALAVVLSLIPWRSGALHDEPVRAKGDR